The Gossypium raimondii isolate GPD5lz chromosome 2, ASM2569854v1, whole genome shotgun sequence genome segment tatgggAACTGTAAAGTCAAGTTTTCTGTAACTAAATCAATATGGTTTCTgtctttgtttatatttttggcTGTGCTTTTAGTCATATGTCTATATATGTTAACCATCATGTTTGTGGATGTGAGCAGAGTTGTGAAATATGGCAATACTTTCTATAACATGGTCGAGCCTCTCTTTTTTGGAGGTGAAAATGTAGAATAAGTAAATCAAAATACAGTTGGAATGACATTTTCATGTAGACATGGATTATCAAGTTTGAGTCTAAGGCTTGTTCTTTGCTGTGCTTGTCTCTCTACTCTTGCCACTTTTTAATAATGAGAAGATCTACTAGActtattatattctttattcctacattttctttttatgcttCCAGTTCTATGACTTCTATAACCTTAGCTAAACTTGAGATAAGATTCTTCAAAATGGATTTTCTGTATGCAAAACAACATGATTTACACTGGCATATAGGTATTAATAGTAATACTAATGGgacatatttgaaaattttctaacctTTTGTATTTTCTCTGTTACAATGGATGAGATAACACAAATCAGCATCTAAATAAGCAGCAAGAAGGGATTATGATATATTAAGTCTGTTAGACTATGGTTCTAAACCTATAGATTCACCGTGGTATTCTGATAGTAAAAAATATCCTTTTGTTtcttcaataataaaaatttctgTGTTTACTCTTATGGGCTTCTTTACACTTTGACTACAGACTAAAGCTGATTATGATAAGGAGTGCAAGATTTGTACACGTCCATTTACAGTCTTTAGGTGGAGACCTGGTCGTGATGCAAGGTATAAGAAAACTGAGGTTTGTCAGACTTGCAGTAAGTTGAAAAATGTTTGTCAAGTCTGCCTTTTAGATCTTGAATATGGATTGCCAGTTCAAGTTCGGGATACTGCTCTAAGTATAAACTCCAATGATGCCATTCCAAAGAGTGATGTCAATAGAGAGTATTTCGCCGAGGAGCATGACAGGAGGGTATGTAGCTTCATGCTTAACAGTTATCTTTTAGCATCATTTTATGAAGAAATTAAAGGTGTTGTATGAAATTTTTCAAGCAACATCCTGGTAAACTGTTTACTTTTTAGAATATAGTTGTTATTACTGTCATTGCAGTTGCTGAATCATGTGGACTTGGCATTGCGTACTTGCTATAACGACACTTTGCATTTCTgtcatatacatgccaaatacACAAGTGCATCTTACATTTTTTTCAGTTGATATGATACCCCTATCTCTCCTCCATTTTCTCTTAGTAGCCAGAGTTTAGGTCATGTGAGGCTTTGAGTTTAGGGTATTCACTGCTTTTTGGGTTCATGGATTTTCAGTTTTTACTTACTAATTACCATCACATGTTACGAGAATAAATTTGTTATGATGTTTGTAACAAGATGTTACAGCTTTTCTTCATGTTTTTTGTTGATTCGTAATCTTCTATATAAGTTGATGGTTTTAAGTGTGcctaatttatttgttttagatgGCTATGATTTCTTAATTTCTATTTGTGTTCACTCTTTATccttagttaaaaatatttgtggCTTGCAGGCGAGAGCTGGTCTAGATTATGAATCCTCATATGGGAAGGTACGTCCAAACGACACTATTCTGAAGCTTCAGAGAACAACACCTTACTACAAGAGAAACCGAGCACATATTTGCAGTTTCTATGTGCGGGGTGAATGTACAAGAGGTGCTGAGTGCCCTTATAGGCATGAGATGCCAGAAGCTGGGGAGTTGTCCcagcaaaatataaaagaccgTTACTATGGGTAAGCTcggttttggtttttgtttttatttttatattttgctagtgataaaaattttaatattgcgAATGACTGTTTGTCTCTATTTCCCCCCCTAAATATTTGCAGGGTGAATGATCCAGTGGCACTAAAGCTACTTAACAAGGCTGGTGAAATGCCTTCTTTGGAAGCGCCTGAGGATGAAAGCATTAAAACCCTTTATGTGGGAGGGCTGGATAAAAGGATCACCGAGCAAGATTTAAGGGATAACTTTTATGCCCATGGTGAAATTGAATCGATAAAGATGGTCCTCGACAAGGCATGCGCCTTTGTTACATACACAACCAGAGAAGGAGCTGAAAAGGCTGCAGAAGAGCTTTCTAGCAAGCTAGTCATAAAGGGTCTTAGGCTGAAGCTAATGTGGGGTAAGCCCCAAGCCCCAAGGCCTGAGTCAGAAACCTCCGATGGATCCAGGCAGCAAGCAGCAGTGGCTCATAGCGGAATGTTGCCCCGGGCAGTAATATCTCAGCAGCAGAATCAATTCCAGCCATCTGGACCTGGCATGCACGACCAACCACCACCTATGCAGTACTTTAATATCCCACCTCCACCTCAGATGGATAGAGCCTACTATCCATCAATGGACCCTCAAAGAATGGGTGCTCTGGTTCCGTCTCAGGACGGGGAGAACAAACCCGGATCAGATAAACAACAAGCACAACACTATCCTTACCAAGGTATGCCGCCGCCGCCACCTGGACAATATCCTCATCAACATTATCCGCCATATGGGTACATGCAACCAATGCCACCTTATCAACAGTATCCACCATACCATTCAGCAATGCCTCCACCTCGAGGCCCACCTCAACATTATCAACACCCTGGACCTCCAAGACCTTCACCACCTGTGAGTGCACCAGCTTCAACAAGCGCGCAACCACCACCAGCATCTACTTCATCAGGCTCTGccccaccaccaccaccaccggCGCCCGTCCCATCTGCTGCTGCATCTGGATCTTCTCAGCTATGAAGGTTTTCCCGTACTGTTTGTTTTTGATAATGTAAGCATAAAACTTTTTAACCCCCGAAACAACTATTTGCTCTTTTTTCGCATTCAAAAACACATCTTTTGCTTTATAAGTACttttttgttagtaattttgtgaattgttgtaGACAAAACAATTTGTTCCTAATCGGTAAAAGTGTTAGAGAAAGTTGGTTAaattaataaggttaaaatatttcataGGTTAATATacttttcacaaatttagagtttaattattatatttttattttcaggaatTTAATATCTCTATGTcttcaagattttaaaatttaggttgaattctatttaacaaaaataattttaacaaacagagactaaaattgtaaatataaaagcacataaattaaaattaaaatttataaagaactTCTCACATATTTTAAGCAATCCATAATCCCATCGTTATCCGACATCAAGCAAGCGAATAGATTGGTGTCGGTTTCAATTTCCTCCAAACAAATGGAGGCTTCAAAGATACTGCTTTCCTTTGCGAAACCATTGAATAATTAACGCTTCATTCATGTATCTTACTGCCAAAGAAAGCTTAAACTTGAAGAAATTCAGTTAGGAAATACCTATCATGATGGACTCTCAAATCTGAGAACCCTACAAAAAGCACAATAAAGCAATGCAAGCCACACGTGGTAATCAACAACAAACATCACATTGTCGGATGTTcataattgttaatatttattaaaaataatgaatttaacatttataaaatatctaattttgaGATAATAATGGATGTTGTCAAATCCATTACTGCTTTACAATTTGACACTTGACATGTTTcgtgttattattttatttgttttatcgTGTATACATAATTTTACCATCTTACAAATAGAAAAACTATTAccataaaaaaaatctacttcttgaataataatgaaaataatgaaaagcaattaatatctttaaataattattgGGAAAATCGTGTGGACATTACAACCCACCAAATCAAATCTTAAATATCGTAGTTTGTAACGAGAGGTGAAAGCAAAATCAGCCAAAAATGCAAACCCCAAGAAAAATTTTGGTGTCCACAAAGGATCCATTAAAGGGGAGAATGTAACCTAAAGCTGGGAAAAGCCAAGTTTTATGATTGCTCAATTATTTACTTTCAAACATTACATATTTAAACCCcgaaagtataaaattttattattaccattTCTTACATTTGCAAAAAGGTCATTTAAGTGGAGAGACCACTATAATATGTTGGAACCCTTcttctgtatttttttttaaaataatgggTAAACTATGTTACGAATGATCCcactataaaatattataacatggTCATATTATCTtggatttttgggttttatatttacattagcAAGCTGCAGAAAAGACAATTAGataattgagtgactattttgtaactttttataattaggtgaccaaaaaaaaaaaaataattgggtgactactaatataatttatcctTTAGTAGTTgtggaaaaatataaaattaagaattgcTAGAAAGTTGTATACTTAGATAGGATAAAATTGATAaagtcaatttaaattttaaagcttaAATTTTTGGGGTCGGGTCCTTTAGAATTCTAATATTTTAGAACTCAAATCATTTTTGGTTTGGATTAAACTCAAGTTCAATTAAATGGATCCGAACTATTAACATTCATAATTAGTTTtgggttgaattgaattttaagtcGAATTTACATGCTAAGTAGCAACTAAAGCAAGAACATTCCTCGCATTGATTGTATCTACATGAAAAATGTTTGTTTGCAAGGAAAATTAGACGGTCCCCTCCActattctttattcaatttgagtCCTCCAAATTCTTTGAAAGCTCTACTTTGTAATATAGATGGAGGGCCCTTGTCAGAGGGTTTTCAAAGGAACTTCTACCTTAAGCCTCCTCATGGATAGAACAATCAATCATTTTATGGGGTTGATGATATAGCCTCACGTTTTCTCCTAAACATCATATTTAACGGGCTTACACAATTTGCTGAAGATATATTGAGAAAGAATCTTAATGACACCCATCAATTCATTATATCTCTAGCAAACCTCTCGTCTAGTCCATTTAGATCCACCCTAGTAATGCTTTAGGCTAACATCCGTCTTCCTATAACATTTATGCTCCCTTGCTCTAGCAATACTCCTTCAACACAAGGGCAAAGAGACACGATAACACTAACAACCTTACTCTGCCAAAACTCCTTTCCACAATCTCTTAAGAATTCCCAAATATAATGGCTCTTCGCACCTTTCTGTGAACCACCCTCATCCTAATGACTCTTTACACCCTTACGATGTGAACCGTTATAATAAATAACTCGTATTTTATATCGTAACAAAATCAAATCCCTATCAAATAATCATTTATGTTATTCAAATTcgaagatatatatatattctcaatatgtttaaaattttaattattaatcatatatCTATACAAATATTCCTTTTCCCTATGCAAGAAAAAGTTACTACTACTTTCAAAAAAAGTAACTACTTCAtgatggtgtttttttttttcccacactttttatatatttttgcttTTGGTCCTTCTACATtcttgaatttaacaacatGGAATTATGTATAACCTTAGATTGAGCATtgaactttggaaaattttgaaattctaagAATTTAAGATTATTATGTCTTATCATAGTATTGGTTAATTTAAGATTCAAGTATTAATTTCTAAAGTTTTCGAGTTTTTAACATTGAAATATAAAgattattaaagaaaattgaTCATTACATATTATAATCTTCTAAATGTCCAAATGATTTTACATCTAACACAAGCTCTATCCATCTAGgagaaaaaaagagataataacttgattatatatatatagttgtttGCAATTTTATTGGGTGGGGGAAGAGAATGACAGCATGCAAATGGTACTGCATTTCAAATTCCAATCTCTGCAATGCTCTGCAAGGCTGGCCTCCATTGCCCACCACCGCCATGATGTCTGCCTATGTACCTACtgccaccaccaccaccaccaccaccactgGTTCCAACCCTATTAACTTCCTGCTCCACCTATGAAAAGATTCAaaaaaacacaacaacaaaGGACAAAAGCAATGGCACCCATAAGACAATGACAATTCCATGAAAAGTTTGTGTAATAAGTCAATTTTGAAACCATGTTTTTTCCATTACACTTGGATCCTATTCATTGACCTTATCCATTCATTTCGGAGTTTGGAATTTAAATTACGACCATAGGGAGAAGACAAGATATTGTTGGACCAAAATTCTTATGGGCAATTTATGTGTCTAATTAAGCTTTTGATGAAAGGCACACACGTGCACACATTCCCCAGTAAATGCATACAAACAAAGTATATGGTCATTTCATGTtaacaatatattatttttaaaaaatttccacCCCACTAATAAAAAGGCTCTAGCTTTTTCATAAAGTATAACTTTCATAATCAATAAGAATATTGTCATTTGTCTCTTTATATATAAGTAGACATCATAAAATCTAGCATAAGCATGCATGATGAATGGTGATCATtgttgtaattttctttttcaaatacAAAGCTAAccctaaatcattcatttcatataatCTAAAACCATGCTGATCTTGtcagaaattttttaataaattgtaattttaaccataataaaatgtaattttaaaagattaaatcaaaattttatcatttttagggggacaaagtacaattttacctttactaatttaaaattttaaaaattttaaaaggccaaaataaaaaatttccctttttagGCTGGTTTTGACTCATAGCTTATCTCAAACtcataaataagagaaaaatatgCTTCAGCGCATTTAAACCCATATCCTtctacattgacaataatactcatgacaatcgaactaagactcaatcgataaaaaaaagaactttctttttctatatattGACCAATGACTCATCTAACACTTCCAAcattaaaaaggtaaaagaaaagGGTGCCAAATTCCACTAAGACAATTGGTTGAAGAAGAATTTCAACATGATATAAAAGtgtgttaaatgttaaattaatttgttttcaaaGAGCAAATATACCTTGAGAGATCTATCATTTAAACAAAGTTTCagattcttcttttttctttttttcaaatgatAACATTTTTTAACTTATCAAACCCACACACAGGAAGAGATAGAAAAAAggcaaaagaaattaaacagtAGTATACAAAATTACAAGCCCTTTTGCAGATGAATATTTTCCTTTCCCACTTTTTTTGTTATCTTCAAAACTTTTTTCAGAACCATAAAagatttacttttttttttctgcatCGAAATCATAAGCCTCTCTGCAAATGGCTACAAAATTCGAGACCccaaattaataatattcaGTTCAGTTTCTGACAATTTTTTCCTGGTAATTCACACATGAAACTTGTAAGATTAGTCCATTCttataaacatagaaaaagtATTGGATAATAGATTAAAAATTCATTGAATGAGGTATATATGGTACGTTAGGTTATTTTTTACTGACTTTTTATTGAAGTAAAGAGAGACTCGATGCAATGTTTTGAGGGTACGAGGtttatcaaattaagtttaCCTTAACGCCACTGCAATTCCCAGATTCAGAACCAAGTTTAGTTCTTGGCAAATCcgttctcttcttcttcaactcCATTCCAAGCCCAAGTCCTCCATTTTCTTTCAACAATTTCCCCAATTTCACACACTTTTTTGCAGCAAATTCTTTCAAAACATCTGCCAATATAACAaagcaaataagaaaaaattccATAGCAGACGTAAAGAGATCAagtaatagaattttttttaccttCAAAGCTGACGAGCCTATAAACTTGACCGATCAACAGAGTATCATCAGGTTTCAACAGCTTAAGCTGTTTCACCGGCGTACCATTTTCATTCTTCATCGTCGGTGAAGTCACCACAAGGGCAACGTAATGACCTGGATTCGACCCCATGATTTCATTTGCACTAACCGACCAATAAATCCTCTCGATCTTGTTCCCTGGGTGTTGAATCACCACGGTGGCTGCTTCAGCTGCTTGACAGTTTCCCATatacgatatatatatataaaaaattcacagtcaaaaacttataaaaaagaaaaacgaaaacgTATTTGTGTTGACGTTAAAAAAGAACCCAAAGAGGAGTTTTACGCCATGAGAGAGAGAAGGGGGATGGCTTGAAGGAGAAACAATGGTGGTGGTGGTTGTTTAGGAAAATGATGGGAAATTAAAGGCAATGGTGAGTTGTGAGGGGTCTTTggtagcatatatatatatatatatatctatgtatTATATCAGTAAGGGAATTGCAAAAGTACTGACGATGATGATGAAAACAAAGGGAAGAAGCGTAAATGCGAAAACAGTGGGGGAGTCTTGTAAtcttatacttttataatattttttggggGCAGATGTTGACCCAATTACATGTTTAGACAAAATGAAATTATGGTCTAATACGTTGAAAACAAAAGCAATGGGTGTTTGCCAACGACGATTTAGTCCGGAGTTTCGAGTTTtatcatgtataaatttatatttttgatttttttaagtttataatttatgggtatattttaatttttaatttgttattttttgtattaagttgattgtaattttaattgaatatacttgtaaattccattaaaaaaaatgcaCGTTGCATTTACCAATAAAGGAGTTCAATATcctttaaatgttttttttaaattcaagtcttataaataaagaaaatagcaTAGGAGTGTTTTGCCTTTCGTTTAGGACCTAATTTGACTCGAATCCGGATTTTCATAGTATCTAATGTGACTATTGTATATTGAAGGGTATcggttcaaaataaaaaagtctTTGTATAATTATGCTTTTGATCTTTCTATTatgctcaaatttgaaatttaattttatactataagttagtataatttaatcttttacttctataaaataattaattaatccaaATAGTTAGTGTCGTTAATTATTCTGATAATATGGGTTTTCTTAAAACACCTATTCTAATACAAAACATTACGTCAAATTGTCAATGTTATGagttagaaatatttttttaaaaagggctTAATACATTATTTGGTACCGAGTTTCATACTTTTTTTCTAATGGGTACTTGTATTTTTTGGTCTAATCTAGTACttgtatttgacaaattttatatattttggtacccAACGGTAATGATGTTAACTATTTAGTGTTTAATTCGAGTTTTAGGGTCAATTTGATGAAAGTttattgctaatattattagatttgaaattttcataattttgttaatagaataaatttagtattaattgtaaatttgtttaatttaattttcatcaaatcaactctaaaactcaattaaaacacaataaagTTAACACTGGTACATTTgagtttcaaaatatataacttttgtcaaatataaGTACTAGATTGGACAAAAAAACATAGCTACCCAATTAAAAAGTGTCAAATTCAAGtatcaaattatgtattaaacCTTTAAAAGATTCACGTTAGTattttaactgaaataattaaaaaaatcacctttAAAAGTGTCAAATTCACGTGACAAATAATTAGCATGTTGTTATAGCAGATAAAATCTTGGCAGGCAAATGAGACTGTTATAGAGAGAGTTGGTCGTAAAAATATATCAACATTGAATACTCATTCATATAATAAGGATCATATACATGTACAcacttaattcaattttaatttaaattaccatcgtcataaaaattaaaaatttatattatttttaattttttaataatattatatatgaaacgttataaaatttttactgatttttaataattttatttcctatattttaattaatatacacAATGAATGGGAGAGaaaaaatagttatataataCGTGTcggattttaaataatttcgtTTCTGGCCATccatttatgattgttattaaatttttttccccaGTAGGGCGCAAATGCAATACAAAGGGGAGACGTGTTAAAGGTGCAAAAGCCACCTGGGCAACCTCTAACAGAAGTGGGGATATTGCATTATTACTTTACCAATTGAATGAGAATTATCGTCAGCTGATGCAATAACCGTCCTTGCTTTGCCTTGCTGCTGTTTTAAATGGGAATGGACCAAGCCATTGGTCCCACTTTCACACACAAGCCCTAAGCCTATATGACTATTGGCTAATGAGTAATGATTCATGGACTGACTAGTAAGAAATTTGAGGGTACGAACTTTATCTTTGGTTTAGGAGTTTGATCTATCTGAATTTTAGATTTAGTCAACGCCTATTGTCAGGTGTGAAGTTAGAAAATCTTTTTAGGAGAGTTgagattaaattacatattttt includes the following:
- the LOC105787684 gene encoding zinc finger CCCH domain-containing protein 40 → MAHRLLRDHEADGWERSDFPIICESCLGDNPYVRMTKADYDKECKICTRPFTVFRWRPGRDARYKKTEVCQTCSKLKNVCQVCLLDLEYGLPVQVRDTALSINSNDAIPKSDVNREYFAEEHDRRARAGLDYESSYGKVRPNDTILKLQRTTPYYKRNRAHICSFYVRGECTRGAECPYRHEMPEAGELSQQNIKDRYYGVNDPVALKLLNKAGEMPSLEAPEDESIKTLYVGGLDKRITEQDLRDNFYAHGEIESIKMVLDKACAFVTYTTREGAEKAAEELSSKLVIKGLRLKLMWGKPQAPRPESETSDGSRQQAAVAHSGMLPRAVISQQQNQFQPSGPGMHDQPPPMQYFNIPPPPQMDRAYYPSMDPQRMGALVPSQDGENKPGSDKQQAQHYPYQGMPPPPPGQYPHQHYPPYGYMQPMPPYQQYPPYHSAMPPPRGPPQHYQHPGPPRPSPPVSAPASTSAQPPPASTSSGSAPPPPPPAPVPSAAASGSSQL
- the LOC105787685 gene encoding uncharacterized protein LOC105787685 encodes the protein MGNCQAAEAATVVIQHPGNKIERIYWSVSANEIMGSNPGHYVALVVTSPTMKNENGTPVKQLKLLKPDDTLLIGQVYRLVSFEDVLKEFAAKKCVKLGKLLKENGGLGLGMELKKKRTDLPRTKLGSESGNCSGVKVEQEVNRVGTSGGGGGGGGSRYIGRHHGGGGQWRPALQSIAEIGI